In Anseongella ginsenosidimutans, one genomic interval encodes:
- a CDS encoding lytic transglycosylase domain-containing protein: protein MIKRYLLSSVALLIILSFNKLFSYPEPGKAAGPEKERTARIAEKAPDVSRNELLTAEAAGFPVRLSFAGEPIPLENQRVFKKMDYALRKHYRQLALNKKLMEGNPRTMSVIDRILEKHKIPEDFRYLPVIESRLSRATSHKGAGGYWQFMPATARALGLVVNDEVDERNDLVKSTIAACKYLKTLYRELGSWTLAAAAYNIGQGKLQKELRRQDTGSYYFLDLNAETERYLYRLVAMKELLNNPSRYREVYGN from the coding sequence ATGATCAAGCGATACCTGCTATCGAGCGTTGCGCTACTTATAATCCTTTCGTTTAACAAGCTCTTTTCTTATCCGGAGCCCGGCAAAGCCGCCGGCCCGGAGAAAGAACGGACGGCCCGTATTGCGGAAAAGGCTCCTGATGTCTCAAGGAATGAACTCCTGACTGCGGAAGCAGCCGGCTTTCCAGTAAGGCTTAGCTTTGCCGGTGAGCCCATACCCCTGGAAAACCAACGGGTATTTAAGAAAATGGATTACGCGCTCAGAAAACATTATCGACAGCTTGCCCTTAATAAGAAGTTGATGGAAGGGAATCCCCGTACGATGTCGGTCATTGACCGTATCCTGGAGAAGCATAAGATCCCTGAAGATTTCCGGTATTTGCCCGTTATAGAGAGCCGGCTCAGCAGAGCTACCTCGCATAAAGGAGCGGGAGGGTACTGGCAGTTTATGCCTGCTACGGCGCGGGCGCTGGGCCTGGTCGTGAACGACGAGGTGGATGAACGGAACGACCTGGTAAAATCCACCATAGCCGCCTGCAAATACCTGAAAACGCTTTACCGCGAACTGGGTTCCTGGACACTGGCGGCAGCGGCCTATAATATCGGGCAGGGAAAGCTCCAAAAGGAATTGAGGAGACAGGACACCGGAAGCTATTATTTCCTTGACCTCAATGCAGAAACTGAACGTTACCTGTATCGCCTGGTGGCTATGAAGGAATTACTTAATAATCCTTCGAGGTACCGGGAAGTTTACGGTAACTGA
- a CDS encoding ethanolamine utilization protein — protein MIEIDQSPIGRTPRSNPATYTGVFSDIRSLFAQLPESKIRGYKPGRFSFNVKGGRCETCQGAGMKVIEMNFLPDVLVPCEECNGRRYNRETLEVRFRGKSINDVLDMSVEEAVPFFENLTAIHRKIKTLLDVGLGYITLGQASTTLSGGEAQRVKLATELSKKDTGKTFYILDEPTTGLHFEDINVLLGVLEKLVDRGNTVLVIEHNLDVIKVADHVVDLGPEGGAGGGTIIFSGTPDNLATNKNSYTGQFLKKELLF, from the coding sequence GTGATCGAAATTGACCAGTCGCCCATTGGCCGTACCCCGCGCTCCAACCCCGCAACGTATACCGGGGTCTTTTCGGACATACGCTCCCTGTTCGCCCAGCTACCGGAATCCAAGATCAGGGGTTATAAGCCGGGAAGGTTTTCTTTTAACGTGAAAGGCGGGCGCTGCGAAACCTGCCAGGGCGCGGGCATGAAAGTCATCGAAATGAACTTTCTCCCGGACGTGTTAGTTCCCTGTGAAGAGTGCAACGGCCGCCGGTATAACCGTGAAACGCTGGAAGTTCGTTTCCGGGGAAAATCCATCAACGACGTGCTGGATATGAGCGTGGAAGAGGCAGTCCCCTTTTTTGAAAACCTGACCGCCATCCATCGCAAGATAAAAACCCTGCTGGACGTGGGCCTGGGATATATTACCCTGGGCCAGGCCTCTACGACCTTGTCGGGGGGAGAGGCGCAGCGGGTAAAACTGGCGACGGAACTTTCCAAGAAGGATACAGGGAAAACTTTCTACATTCTTGACGAACCAACCACCGGCCTGCATTTCGAGGATATAAACGTCCTGTTGGGGGTACTTGAGAAGCTGGTTGACCGGGGCAATACCGTACTCGTCATAGAACACAACCTGGACGTGATCAAAGTTGCTGACCATGTGGTTGACCTGGGCCCCGAAGGTGGCGCCGGGGGAGGCACAATCATCTTTTCAGGTACCCCGGACAACCTTGCCACTAACAAAAACAGTTACACGGGACAGTTTTTAAAAAAGGAACTTCTTTTTTAG
- the bshA gene encoding N-acetyl-alpha-D-glucosaminyl L-malate synthase BshA: MKIGIVCYPTFGGSGVVATELGKALADNGHQVHFITYNQPARLDFFSENLYYHEVAVSQYPLFQYQPYESALASKMVDVVKHACLDILHVHYAIPHASAAFIAKQILAANGIDIPVITTLHGTDITLVGKDRTYNPVVTFSINQSDGVTAVSEHLRKDTYEHFAITKDIRVIPNFIDLNRFNHQVRDHFKRAIAPEGERIFIHTSNFRKVKRVKDVVLIFDTVLKKLPAKLLLVGDGPERAPVEELCRELDIADHVRFLGKQESIEELLSVCDLFLMPSESESFGLAALEAMACSVPVISSNTGGLPELNVDGETGFLLNVGDVSKMAERAIYIVEDEDRLQQFKKNALARARKFDIKLIMPMYEDYYREIAGLYPERVKNCDSIA; encoded by the coding sequence ATGAAAATAGGAATAGTATGCTACCCCACTTTTGGAGGGAGCGGAGTAGTAGCCACCGAATTGGGCAAAGCCCTTGCCGATAACGGGCACCAGGTCCATTTCATAACCTATAACCAGCCAGCCAGGCTGGATTTTTTTTCTGAGAACCTGTATTATCATGAAGTGGCTGTGTCGCAATACCCGCTATTCCAATATCAGCCTTATGAGTCCGCCCTGGCCAGTAAAATGGTGGACGTGGTAAAGCATGCCTGCCTTGATATTCTGCACGTTCATTATGCAATTCCGCATGCTTCGGCAGCGTTTATCGCTAAACAGATCCTGGCAGCAAATGGCATTGATATCCCGGTGATCACTACCCTGCACGGAACGGATATTACGCTGGTCGGAAAAGACCGCACATATAACCCGGTAGTTACTTTTTCCATTAACCAGTCGGACGGTGTAACGGCCGTATCGGAACACCTGAGGAAGGATACCTATGAGCATTTCGCCATTACCAAGGATATCCGGGTGATCCCTAACTTTATTGATCTCAACCGGTTCAATCACCAGGTCAGAGACCATTTCAAACGAGCTATTGCGCCGGAAGGGGAACGGATCTTTATTCATACTTCCAATTTCCGGAAGGTAAAACGCGTAAAGGATGTCGTGCTTATTTTCGATACAGTGCTGAAGAAACTGCCGGCCAAGTTATTGCTGGTAGGGGACGGTCCTGAACGGGCGCCGGTAGAAGAACTCTGCCGGGAGCTGGATATCGCCGATCATGTTCGTTTCCTCGGTAAACAGGAATCTATTGAAGAGCTGCTTTCGGTTTGCGATCTTTTCCTGATGCCTTCCGAATCGGAAAGTTTCGGCCTTGCGGCATTGGAAGCGATGGCCTGCAGCGTGCCGGTTATTTCCTCGAATACCGGGGGCTTGCCTGAACTCAACGTGGATGGAGAAACCGGTTTTCTCCTGAATGTTGGCGATGTCAGTAAAATGGCAGAAAGGGCGATCTATATCGTTGAGGACGAAGACCGCCTGCAGCAATTCAAGAAAAACGCCCTCGCCCGCGCACGCAAATTTGACATCAAGCTGATCATGCCAATGTACGAAGATTACTACCGTGAAATTGCCGGATTATATCCCGAACGGGTGAAGAATTGCGATTCTATCGCGTGA
- a CDS encoding glycoside hydrolase family 20 protein, with the protein MKGNCFLRTTACLWLMCIFSWPAAAQDNADRFPVIPRPMSLTAAEGEFTISPATLLIANREAGEAKELLDFIREFLSVPLGGKAIRLKINEASGEPEANTIQLLIDKNSAIPAEGYQLQIRPDHILLKASSPAGAFWGFQTLRQLMPPSAENARVETLKVPCVTIEDAPRFSYRGLHLDVVRHMFPVEFIKKYIDLMSMYKLNRFHWHLTDDQGWRIEIKKYPKLQAISAFRKETLIGHYSDQPQKFDGDRYGGYYTQKEVKEIVEYARLHHVTVIPEIEMPGHSLAALSAYPELGCTGGPYETETTWGVFEDIFCAGNEETFHFLENVLTEVMELFPGKYLHIGGDEAPKTQWEKCPRCQARIQAEGLKDEHELQSYFIQRIEKFLNEHGRQIIGWDEILEGGLAPNATVMSWRGTEGGIAAARQGHDVIMTPNAHLYLDHYQSQSPGEPVAIGGFTPVKEVYEYEPVPEELSGADAKHILGAQGNLWTEYIPTTGHVEYMVYPRALALAEVVWSQAEKKNYDDFLERLKGSLERLSALDVNYAGHVFDVQAKAEAGAEGIMVNLWSADKEAEIRYTLDGSAPAASSEKYVQPINISSGLTLKAIRFRNGKARGKVFEQSYLAHKALGKAVELKEAPSDKYNPGGAPALVDGLPGSLRTADHWLGWNGKDMEAVIDLGKASLVNSISLHFGNSNSQWIYAPAAVEVLFSYDGYTFTPFYEKDGISSTEETVNITIPVGEENIRYIKVIARNAGEIPQGKPGAGHEAWLFADEIVVE; encoded by the coding sequence ATGAAAGGTAACTGCTTTTTAAGGACTACTGCCTGCCTGTGGTTGATGTGTATCTTTTCATGGCCGGCGGCGGCTCAGGATAACGCTGATCGTTTCCCGGTGATTCCCCGTCCTATGAGTCTGACTGCGGCGGAAGGAGAATTTACTATTAGTCCTGCTACACTTCTTATTGCCAACCGGGAAGCGGGGGAAGCAAAGGAATTGCTTGATTTTATCCGGGAGTTCCTGTCAGTGCCGCTGGGAGGAAAAGCAATCAGGCTGAAGATAAATGAGGCCTCCGGGGAGCCGGAAGCAAATACCATTCAGTTACTCATTGATAAGAACAGCGCTATCCCGGCCGAGGGTTACCAGCTGCAGATACGGCCAGACCATATTCTATTGAAGGCGAGCAGTCCTGCGGGCGCTTTCTGGGGCTTTCAAACCTTGCGGCAGCTTATGCCCCCTTCGGCGGAAAATGCCCGGGTAGAAACGCTGAAGGTGCCCTGCGTAACGATCGAAGACGCGCCCAGGTTTTCTTACCGGGGGCTGCACCTGGATGTCGTGCGCCATATGTTTCCCGTTGAATTTATCAAAAAATACATTGACCTGATGTCGATGTATAAGCTGAATAGATTTCACTGGCATCTTACCGACGATCAGGGCTGGCGCATCGAAATCAAAAAATATCCGAAATTGCAGGCGATCTCCGCTTTCAGAAAAGAAACATTGATCGGCCATTACAGCGATCAGCCGCAAAAATTTGACGGAGACCGCTACGGTGGCTATTATACACAAAAGGAGGTGAAGGAAATTGTCGAATATGCCCGCCTTCACCATGTTACCGTTATCCCGGAGATCGAAATGCCCGGGCATAGCCTGGCGGCGCTCTCGGCTTACCCGGAACTCGGCTGCACGGGCGGCCCCTATGAAACCGAAACCACCTGGGGCGTTTTTGAAGACATTTTTTGCGCGGGGAACGAAGAAACATTTCATTTTCTTGAGAACGTACTAACGGAAGTGATGGAGCTGTTCCCCGGGAAATACCTTCATATCGGGGGGGATGAAGCGCCGAAAACGCAATGGGAGAAATGCCCGCGGTGCCAGGCACGTATACAGGCTGAAGGGCTGAAAGACGAACATGAGCTCCAGAGTTATTTTATTCAACGCATCGAAAAATTCCTGAATGAACACGGAAGGCAGATCATCGGCTGGGACGAAATCCTTGAAGGCGGCCTCGCACCCAATGCGACTGTCATGTCCTGGAGGGGAACCGAAGGCGGTATAGCCGCTGCCCGGCAAGGGCATGATGTGATCATGACACCCAATGCGCACCTGTACCTGGATCATTACCAGTCCCAAAGCCCGGGCGAGCCTGTCGCTATTGGCGGATTTACGCCGGTTAAAGAAGTTTATGAGTATGAACCCGTTCCGGAGGAGCTGAGCGGCGCTGATGCAAAGCACATACTGGGGGCGCAGGGAAATCTGTGGACGGAATACATTCCCACGACGGGCCATGTGGAATACATGGTGTACCCGCGGGCTCTTGCCCTGGCGGAGGTGGTATGGTCGCAGGCGGAAAAAAAGAATTACGATGATTTCCTGGAAAGGCTAAAGGGCAGCCTGGAACGGCTCTCAGCACTTGACGTGAATTATGCCGGGCATGTTTTTGATGTGCAGGCAAAGGCGGAAGCAGGCGCTGAGGGTATTATGGTGAACCTCTGGTCAGCAGACAAGGAGGCGGAAATACGTTATACGCTTGACGGGAGCGCGCCGGCCGCGTCATCCGAAAAGTATGTTCAACCCATTAACATTAGCTCAGGGCTCACCCTGAAAGCGATACGCTTCCGGAACGGGAAGGCCCGGGGAAAGGTGTTTGAGCAGTCCTACCTGGCTCATAAAGCTTTGGGCAAAGCCGTTGAGCTGAAAGAGGCGCCAAGTGATAAATATAATCCGGGAGGGGCACCGGCCCTGGTGGATGGTCTCCCCGGCAGCCTGCGGACGGCTGATCATTGGCTGGGCTGGAACGGGAAGGATATGGAAGCGGTAATTGACCTGGGAAAAGCCAGTCTGGTAAATTCCATCTCGCTGCACTTCGGGAATTCCAATTCGCAATGGATCTATGCACCCGCCGCGGTGGAAGTGTTATTTTCCTATGACGGGTACACGTTTACCCCTTTTTATGAAAAGGACGGCATCTCTTCCACGGAAGAAACCGTTAACATAACCATTCCGGTCGGAGAAGAAAATATCAGGTATATTAAGGTGATAGCCCGCAATGCCGGCGAAATTCCCCAGGGCAAGCCCGGGGCCGGTCATGAAGCCTGGCTTTTTGCCGATGAAATAGTAGTTGAATGA
- a CDS encoding pseudouridine synthase: MRNKRNGRDDKLPSGKRKGPEQKQRGSLSKKRGTNSPFSSESPDELPVRGKRKTGNTRPATPGATSGAAKRRTTSRPGAVSGLAKLGTASRPGRPGAPSRQGAASRPERTGAASRSAGRRAASRQDDTGAASRPGKPGAAAKGAGTSKGFGAAKGAKTGKEPATGAKRSDDRSIRLNRYMASSGVASRRKADELITAGAVTVNDEPVIELGYKVMPGDKVKFNGRLLKPQRFVYVLLNKPKDYITTTSDPQERRTVMELVKKASNERVYPVGRLDRNTTGLLLLTNDGDLAEKLAHPRNRIPKVYYATLNKSLKEEDLQKIKDGLTLEDGPVKIDDIAYVEGGSKKEIGIEIHSGRNRIVRRIFEFLDYQVIKLDRVLYANLTKKDLPRGKWRFLKDNEVIQLKYLLK; this comes from the coding sequence ATGAGAAACAAAAGGAACGGTCGTGATGACAAGCTCCCGTCAGGAAAACGAAAAGGCCCGGAGCAGAAGCAAAGGGGAAGTTTATCGAAAAAACGGGGAACAAACTCCCCATTTTCCAGCGAAAGCCCTGACGAACTGCCAGTTAGGGGAAAAAGAAAAACAGGAAATACAAGGCCGGCCACACCAGGAGCGACTTCGGGAGCGGCAAAACGCAGAACTACTTCCAGGCCAGGCGCTGTTTCGGGACTGGCAAAACTTGGAACTGCTTCCAGACCGGGCCGACCCGGCGCGCCTTCCAGGCAAGGGGCTGCTTCCAGGCCGGAGAGAACAGGAGCTGCTTCCCGATCCGCCGGACGCAGGGCTGCTTCCAGGCAGGATGATACGGGCGCGGCTTCCAGGCCAGGCAAACCAGGGGCTGCTGCAAAGGGCGCCGGAACGAGTAAAGGTTTCGGAGCCGCCAAAGGCGCTAAAACCGGGAAAGAACCCGCAACCGGCGCAAAGCGTTCCGATGATCGTTCTATCCGCCTGAACCGTTATATGGCCAGCTCAGGCGTCGCATCCCGGCGAAAAGCAGATGAACTTATTACTGCCGGCGCGGTAACCGTAAATGACGAGCCTGTGATTGAATTGGGTTATAAAGTAATGCCCGGCGATAAGGTAAAATTTAACGGGCGGCTGCTCAAACCGCAGCGTTTTGTTTACGTACTGCTGAACAAGCCCAAAGATTATATTACGACAACTTCTGACCCGCAGGAACGCCGGACCGTCATGGAATTGGTTAAAAAAGCCAGCAATGAACGTGTGTACCCTGTGGGGCGGCTGGACAGGAACACGACAGGCCTACTTTTGCTTACCAATGACGGCGACCTGGCAGAAAAGCTTGCCCATCCCCGAAACCGTATTCCCAAAGTTTATTATGCAACGCTTAATAAATCGCTGAAAGAAGAAGACTTGCAAAAGATCAAGGACGGCCTGACCCTGGAAGACGGGCCGGTAAAGATCGATGACATCGCCTATGTGGAAGGGGGCTCAAAAAAAGAAATTGGAATAGAAATTCACAGCGGACGAAATCGTATAGTACGCCGGATCTTTGAATTCCTTGATTACCAGGTTATCAAACTTGATCGGGTATTGTACGCCAACCTTACGAAAAAAGACCTTCCCAGGGGGAAATGGCGTTTTCTCAAAGATAATGAGGTTATCCAGTTGAAGTACCTGCTCAAATAG
- a CDS encoding serine hydrolase domain-containing protein: MKGLYISFLLTLLFPALDSAAQKRPVGYVDPSVIEQARQKAGTSYEEWAATEESLTLLNNEEGLVPVQEVLPGRIAAVSIVSNEEFQASKEMKDVHFNTFLDHISNYTPASLFLLPNDTTTVVFGEVIASLERFPMVIVGLHTDSRAWADNYGISPQALLFIEQLRASHQVVLAYFGNVQGLGNFDGYGPLVWAPSDNEAARSLSPQLIFGAFPAHGKLPAGVGEVFEAGAGDTTEAINRLKYTLPGELGINPRDLDEIDSIVTEGIRAKAFPGAVVMAAREGKVFYWKAFGHHEYGMEKTWLPTSKNDVFDLASITKVAATLVATMDLQEEGKIDLDEKFGTYIPAAAATDKKEILIKEILTHQAGLIPFIRFWVPALETQGVFSSDSSANHPYRVAEGMYIQKDYFKEVMWKEMLETPLRSRGEYVYSDLSMYFMRAVVEEVAGERIDHYLSREFYRPLGLSTMGFLPRYRLPLTQLVPTENDTYFRMQLLLGDVHDQGAAMAGGISGHAGLFSNSNDLMVIGQMLLNGGLYGGRQYLESETVELFNTPPYKDNRRGLGFDKPRPDPSSALMKAGVSPETFGHTGFTGTCIWVDPESDIVYIFLSNRVNPSADNWKYNEMEIRPRIQKVIYNSFK, translated from the coding sequence ATGAAAGGTCTTTACATATCCTTCCTTCTGACGCTCCTGTTTCCCGCCCTGGATTCCGCCGCACAGAAGCGTCCGGTGGGATACGTGGATCCTTCCGTCATTGAACAAGCAAGGCAAAAGGCGGGAACATCTTATGAAGAATGGGCTGCCACGGAAGAATCACTCACACTTCTTAACAATGAAGAAGGGCTGGTGCCGGTACAGGAAGTACTGCCGGGCCGCATAGCAGCCGTGAGCATTGTATCAAATGAAGAGTTCCAGGCAAGCAAGGAAATGAAAGATGTTCATTTCAATACTTTCCTGGATCATATATCGAATTATACGCCGGCAAGCCTGTTCCTGCTGCCGAATGATACGACTACGGTGGTCTTCGGCGAGGTGATCGCCAGCCTGGAAAGGTTTCCGATGGTGATCGTCGGCTTGCATACCGATTCCCGGGCCTGGGCGGACAATTACGGTATCAGCCCGCAGGCCCTCTTGTTCATTGAGCAGCTGAGAGCCTCCCACCAGGTGGTACTGGCTTATTTCGGGAATGTGCAGGGCCTTGGAAATTTTGACGGGTACGGCCCCCTGGTTTGGGCCCCTTCGGATAACGAAGCGGCCCGCAGCCTGAGCCCCCAGCTTATTTTCGGCGCCTTTCCTGCACACGGAAAATTGCCGGCCGGCGTAGGAGAAGTATTCGAAGCGGGAGCCGGGGATACTACAGAAGCTATTAACCGGTTAAAATATACGCTTCCCGGGGAACTGGGCATCAATCCGCGCGACCTGGACGAGATCGATTCCATCGTGACGGAAGGGATCAGGGCGAAGGCCTTTCCCGGCGCCGTAGTGATGGCGGCCAGAGAAGGCAAAGTGTTCTACTGGAAGGCATTCGGGCACCACGAATACGGCATGGAGAAAACCTGGCTGCCGACGAGCAAAAACGACGTATTTGACCTGGCCTCGATCACGAAAGTAGCTGCAACCCTGGTGGCTACCATGGATCTGCAGGAAGAAGGGAAAATTGACCTGGATGAAAAGTTCGGCACTTATATTCCCGCTGCCGCTGCTACGGATAAAAAAGAAATTCTCATCAAAGAAATACTGACCCATCAGGCCGGCCTCATTCCTTTTATCCGGTTCTGGGTGCCGGCGCTGGAAACACAGGGAGTGTTCAGTTCGGATTCATCGGCAAACCATCCCTACCGGGTAGCCGAAGGCATGTACATCCAAAAAGATTATTTTAAAGAAGTAATGTGGAAGGAAATGCTGGAAACGCCCCTTCGTTCAAGGGGTGAATATGTTTACAGCGACCTGAGCATGTATTTTATGCGGGCCGTGGTTGAAGAAGTGGCCGGCGAACGGATAGATCATTACCTGTCCCGTGAATTTTACCGTCCGCTCGGTTTAAGCACCATGGGCTTCCTGCCGCGTTACCGGCTTCCGCTGACTCAGCTGGTACCCACCGAAAATGATACGTATTTCAGGATGCAGCTTCTCCTGGGCGACGTCCATGACCAGGGAGCCGCCATGGCAGGCGGGATTTCCGGCCATGCCGGCTTGTTCTCCAATTCCAACGACCTGATGGTGATAGGGCAAATGCTGCTGAACGGGGGCTTGTACGGCGGGCGGCAATACCTGGAAAGTGAAACGGTGGAGTTATTCAATACGCCTCCCTACAAAGACAACCGCCGCGGCCTCGGATTTGACAAACCGCGCCCCGACCCCTCTTCCGCCCTGATGAAAGCGGGCGTTTCGCCGGAAACATTTGGCCATACGGGTTTTACCGGCACCTGCATCTGGGTTGATCCCGAATCGGATATCGTCTATATCTTCCTGTCCAACCGCGTAAACCCAAGCGCCGATAACTGGAAATACAACGAAATGGAGATCAGGCCGCGAATACAAAAAGTGATCTATAACAGCTTCAAGTAA
- the mutL gene encoding DNA mismatch repair endonuclease MutL, with product MPDIIHLLPDSVANQIAAGEVIQRPASAVKEMMENALDAGASTIRLIIKDAGKALIQVSDDGQGMSASDAHICFERHATSKISKAEDLFSIRTMGFRGEALASMAAIAQVELKTRREEDEIGILIQTEGSSITREEPCQCPKGTTISIKNLFYNIPARRNFLKSNAVEMRHIIDEFLRIALSHPDRFFSLHHEGQEVYHLPKASPKQRIVHVFGHQYSERLVPVEEDTNIIRLQGFAGKPDYAKKTRGEQFFFVNNRYIRDGYLHHAVMNAYEELLVPGSFPFYVLFISIDPAAIDVNVHPTKTEIKFEDEKPVYAIIRSAVKRSLGRYNIAPSLDFEADQNLVEFRQNPTEIIPPVVRVDPDFNPFSSSKGSYQSPRLNLGNWEQLYSVSRAEEPPPANALIAAEEGGDNPLQELQTYQLHQKYILSHIKSGCIVIDQQAAHERILYERYLQQLENKKGSSQQNLFPRTVELSPGDFSLVMELQEEIKALGFDFREFGKTTIIIDGSPADLAEGNEDKALESLVEDYKQNLALLKLDKRNNLARSLAKNAAVKAGTRLNREEMNRLIDELFACKMPKTSVSGKPTFITIGLDELAKRFEKL from the coding sequence ATGCCTGATATCATCCATTTACTACCAGATTCAGTAGCCAACCAGATTGCGGCAGGAGAAGTGATCCAGCGGCCGGCCTCTGCGGTGAAGGAAATGATGGAAAACGCTCTTGATGCAGGCGCTTCCACCATCCGCCTGATCATAAAGGACGCAGGGAAGGCACTCATCCAGGTCAGCGATGATGGACAGGGTATGTCCGCCAGTGACGCGCATATCTGTTTTGAACGCCATGCCACCTCCAAGATCAGCAAAGCGGAAGATCTTTTTTCTATCCGTACCATGGGCTTCCGGGGCGAAGCGCTTGCTTCCATGGCAGCCATTGCACAGGTAGAACTGAAAACCCGCCGGGAGGAAGATGAAATAGGTATCCTGATCCAGACCGAAGGGTCCAGCATTACCAGGGAGGAACCCTGCCAGTGCCCTAAGGGAACCACTATCAGTATAAAGAACCTGTTCTACAATATCCCTGCCCGGCGTAACTTTCTGAAAAGCAATGCCGTGGAGATGCGGCACATCATTGATGAGTTTCTCCGGATCGCCTTATCGCATCCCGACCGGTTCTTCTCCCTGCATCATGAGGGGCAGGAAGTCTACCATCTGCCAAAAGCAAGTCCCAAGCAGCGGATCGTACATGTCTTCGGTCATCAGTATAGTGAAAGGCTGGTGCCGGTGGAAGAAGACACGAATATCATCCGCCTGCAGGGATTTGCCGGCAAGCCGGATTACGCAAAGAAAACCAGGGGCGAACAATTTTTTTTCGTCAATAACCGGTATATCAGGGACGGGTACCTGCACCATGCAGTAATGAACGCTTACGAAGAATTGCTGGTTCCGGGCAGCTTTCCGTTTTATGTCCTGTTTATCAGCATAGATCCCGCCGCCATTGATGTGAACGTACATCCTACCAAAACGGAGATTAAATTTGAAGATGAGAAACCGGTGTATGCAATTATCCGGTCGGCCGTTAAACGCTCCCTTGGCAGGTATAATATTGCGCCTTCCCTTGATTTCGAGGCCGATCAAAACCTGGTGGAGTTCCGGCAAAATCCAACGGAGATCATCCCTCCCGTTGTCCGGGTGGATCCGGACTTTAATCCTTTTTCATCTTCCAAAGGAAGTTATCAGTCCCCCCGGCTCAACCTCGGGAACTGGGAACAGCTTTACAGCGTCAGCCGCGCGGAAGAGCCTCCGCCGGCAAACGCACTGATTGCTGCGGAAGAAGGGGGCGATAACCCGCTGCAGGAATTACAAACTTATCAGCTTCATCAGAAATACATTCTTTCACACATTAAATCGGGTTGCATTGTTATTGACCAGCAGGCAGCCCATGAACGGATCCTCTATGAACGATATTTGCAGCAACTGGAAAACAAAAAGGGCTCCAGCCAGCAAAACCTGTTCCCGAGGACGGTTGAATTAAGCCCCGGGGACTTCTCGCTGGTCATGGAACTGCAGGAAGAAATCAAGGCCCTGGGTTTCGATTTCCGGGAATTCGGAAAAACCACTATAATTATAGACGGCAGCCCGGCTGATCTTGCCGAGGGCAATGAAGACAAGGCGCTGGAGAGCCTGGTGGAAGATTACAAGCAGAACCTTGCGTTGCTGAAACTCGATAAGAGAAACAACCTGGCCCGCTCCCTGGCTAAAAACGCCGCTGTGAAGGCCGGCACCCGGCTGAACCGGGAAGAGATGAACCGGCTTATTGATGAATTATTTGCCTGCAAAATGCCCAAGACAAGCGTTTCAGGCAAGCCAACCTTTATTACCATTGGCTTGGACGAATTAGCAAAACGATTTGAAAAGTTATGA
- the pnuC gene encoding nicotinamide riboside transporter PnuC has product MDIFKILEIVGVTCGMLYLLLIIRENIWCWLFGILASAITVFLYIEFKLYLEAGLNFYYILAGIYGWIFWSRHKNKDRKTPVTDWIPRSHLLVLFAGTLLSLGLGQIMDLHTDSPRPFIDAGLTIFSFTATYMEARKVLSTWYYWFILNGVSVWLHIDRGLYFYAALSVFYTFMCIVGYLEWKKSYTSQTV; this is encoded by the coding sequence ATGGATATTTTCAAGATTCTCGAGATTGTCGGAGTAACCTGCGGCATGCTATACCTCCTTCTTATTATCCGGGAAAATATCTGGTGCTGGCTCTTTGGTATCCTCGCTTCGGCTATTACGGTGTTTCTTTATATTGAGTTCAAGCTGTATCTTGAAGCAGGGCTGAATTTTTACTACATCCTTGCCGGTATTTACGGCTGGATCTTCTGGTCGCGGCATAAAAACAAGGACCGCAAAACTCCCGTTACCGACTGGATCCCTCGCAGCCATCTCCTTGTACTTTTCGCGGGCACGCTGCTAAGCCTCGGACTGGGACAGATCATGGATCTTCATACCGATTCTCCCCGGCCTTTTATAGATGCCGGCCTAACCATATTCAGCTTTACCGCCACTTATATGGAAGCCCGAAAGGTACTCTCCACGTGGTATTACTGGTTCATCCTCAACGGCGTGTCTGTTTGGCTGCATATTGACCGGGGATTGTATTTCTACGCGGCTTTATCTGTTTTCTATACATTTATGTGCATCGTGGGCTACCTTGAATGGAAAAAAAGTTACACTTCCCAAACGGTCTAA